The DNA region ATGGAGAAGTTCAGAGAGAGCCCTGATGAGATCCTGATCAAACACTTCTGCAGGTGCTGCTGGGTACAGTGCCCCTTCTGTGGAGCTGTCTGTACCAACAGTCAAGAAGACCACCCTGGAAAGCACAATGCAGACTTTCATCGATCGTCTGGAATGATTGGATGGCATGTAAGAGGCACAATAGAACTTTGTACAGACTTTTGCACAACAGCAGTAGCAAGTGACAAGAGTTTCTACCCAGAACCTGATTCTAAGACTTCTGTTCCACACAAAAAGTACACCACAGCTGGAGGAAGGTATGAGAAATGGCTGATCTCCACTGATTTCTCGGAGCTGGCGTACTGGAAATGGTTTGTCTGTGAATTCCAGGAAAACCTTGAAAATCAGCATAAGAAAAAGTACTGTGGAAGTGGGGAGATTCACTCTGAATGGAGAGAATTCAATCAGTCTGACACCATCGCAGCTTTAGGTATAAACTAATCACTGGCTGAGACTAATCACCCGCTCACACTAATCACAGACTGGGACTAATGAGGAGTTCAGATTGTGCACTTGCTGCAGCATTTGATTCTGAAACATCTCAGACACATCATTCTTTAAAGCACAACATTTATCATCTTCACTCCAGGATGTGTCGGAGGGgcgtgttgttttgtttttcagaaagaTTCTTTAATCACTGAAGGTTTTATTGCTTTTAGACCATGATCATTAATACTATCAATAACCAAACACATGGTGGGTGTTTACATGAATTATTgtaatacattatattaatcATAATCCAATTAATGTTGCATCTTATAAAGTCAGTGAtctgtttttatgttgtttctTTGAGTTATTTCAGTCTTTTCTCATCATTAACACTCAAACACATTATTCacatttatgaaaaaatataatttggAAATCAGTCTCTGGCTTCTCTTCAACAGTTTGACCCGCCacattcaggaaaaaaaaagtacagcagtgtagtgtatctttaaaggtacagacagtgtagtgtatctttaaaggtacagacagtgtagtgtatctttaaaggtacagcagtgtagtgtatctttaaaggtacagacagtgtagtgtatcgttaaaggtacagacagtgtagtgtatatttaaaggtacagacagtgtagtgtatctttaaaggtacagacagtgtagtgtgtctttaaaggtacagacagtgtagtatatcttaaaaggtacagacagtgtagtgtatctttaaaggtacagacagtgtagtgtatctttaaaggtacagacagtgtagtgtatctttaaaggtacagacagtgtagtgtatctttaaaggtacagcagtgtagtgtatctttaaaggtacagacagtgtagtgtatctttaaaggtacagacaatgtagtgtatctttaagggTACAGCAGTgtggtgtatctttaaaggtacagacagtgtagtgtatcattaaaggtacagacagtgtagtgtatatttaaaggtacagacagtgtagtgtatctttaaaggtacagacagtgtagtgtatctttaaaggtacagacagtgtagtgtatctttaaaggtacagacctgtagtgtatttttaaaggtacagacgtgtagtgtatctttaaaggtacagacagtgtagtgtgcctttaaaggtacagacagtgtagtgtatatttaaaggtacagacagtgtagtgtatctttaaaggtacagacagtgtagtgtatctttaaaggtacagacagtgtagtgtatctttaaaggtacagacctgtagtgtatttttaaaggtacagacctgtagtgtatttttaaaggtacagacagtgtagtgtgcctttaaaggtacagacagtgtagtgtatatttaaaggtacagacagtgtagtgtatctttaaaggtacagacagtgtagtgtatctttaaaggtacagacagtgtagtgtatctttaaaggtacagacctgtagtgtatttttaaaggtacagacgtgtagtgtatctttaaaggtacagacagtgtagtgtatctttaaaggtacagacagtgtagtatatctttaaaggtacagacagtgtagtgtatctttaaaggtacagacagtgtagtgtatcattaaaggtacagacagtgtagtgtatatttaaaggtacagacagtgtagtgtatctttaaatgtacagacagtgtagtgtatctttaaaggtacagacagtgtagtgtatctttaaaggtacagacagtgtagtgtatctttaaaggtacagacagtgtagtatatctttaaaggtacagacagtgtagtgtatctttaaaggtacagacagcgtagtgtatctttaaaggtacagacagcgtagtgtatctttaaaggtacagacgtgtagtttatttttaaaggtacagacagtgtagtgtatctttaaaggtacagacagtgtagtgtatctttaaaggtacagacagtgtagtgtatctttaaaggtacagacagtgtagtgtgcctttaaaggtacagacagtgtagtatatctttaaaggtacagacagtgtagtgtatctttaaaggtacagacagtgtagtgtgtctttaaaggtacagacagtgtagtgtatctttaaaggtacagacagtgtagtgtatctttaaaggtacagacagtgtagtgtgtctttaaaggtacagacagtgtagtgtatctttaaaggtacagagagtgtagtgtatctttaaaggtacaaacagtgtagtgtatctttaaaggtacagagaGTGTAgtttatctttaaaggtacagagagtgtagtgtatctttaaaggtacagacagtttagtgtatctttaaaggtacagacagtgtagtgtatctttaaaggtacagacaatgtagtgtatctttaaaggtacagacagtgtagtgtatctttaaaggtacagagaGTGTAatttatctttaaaggtaccgacagtgtagtgtgtctttaaaggtacagacagtgtagtgtatctttaaaggtacagagagtgtagtgtgtctttaaaggtacagagagtgtagtgtatctttaaaggtacaaacagtgtagtgtatctttaaaggtacagagaGTGTAgtttatctttaaaggtaccggcagtgtagtgtatctttaaaggtacagacagtgtagtgtatctttaaaggtacaaacagtgtagtgtgtctttataggtacagacagtgtagtgtatctttaaaggtacagacagtgtagtgtgtctttaaaggtacagacagtgtaatgTGTctttaaacagaggggcctcttggctatcagctgtatgattttggtagaatttcactgtgtacttttctcataaacatatattacatatatactgataaggatttctcaaaaattacccataatgcctaaaccattccactgtcattaaacagaggggcctcttgacCATCAgttgtatgattttggtagaatttcactgtatacttttctcataaactcatactgaatacattccaatatggatttctcaaaaattacccataatgcctaaaacattccactgtcattaaacagaggggcctcttggctatcagctgtatgattttggtagaatttcactgtctacttttctcataaacataTATTACATACTTACTGATAAGGATTTCtcaaaatttacccataatgcctaaactattccactgtcattaaacagaggggcctcttgacCATCAgttgtatgattttggtagaatttcactgtatacttttttcataaaatcatactaaatatttaataatatagaTTTGTCAAAAAtgacccataatgcctaaaccttccactgccattaaacagaggggcctcttggctatcagctgtatgattttggtagaatttcactatgtacttttctcataaactcatattacatatatactgataaggatttctcaaaaatttacccataatgcctaaaccattccactgccattaaacagaggggcctcttggctatcagctgtatgattttggcaaaatttcactgtatacttttctcatgaaatcatactgaatacattccaatatggatttctcaaaaatgacccataatgcctaaactattccactgtcattaaacagaggggcctcttggctattacctgtatgatattggtagaatttcactgtgtacttaataataataataataatgaataattaatgataatgaatgaattaatggattTCTGTAATTAAATACTTTAGTATTCAAAAGGGATAATGTGAATAGTCACaattaatttcagaaaattatgcgtttcatttgttattatttttaattgatcACTAATGGGAAAAACAACATGGAAATTGTTACTTTCTCATCCTCTCACAAGTTGTTCAGAGCTTTAGAAAACTGTTACAGAAGTGTATGGTGAACATTTataaaagtgtttatttacttgTCCATGATTGATTGAATAAGtttatttaatgaatgaatgaatgcatttttcCATGgctttgtattgtttttcaggAAGAAGATTCCAATTACAGCCAGATACAAGAGCTCTTACATAGACTGGGTCTTGAGGGAAAGTATGAGGACAGACTTACAAAAGAAAGCTTCCTTGAAATAACTCCATCCGTTCTCCACCCTGAGGAGCCCAGGAAAGAGCAGGATCTGGTTAACGCTTTCATGCAAAGGCTTCTGACTGTAGATTACAGAGCAAGATACATCTCCGTCAAAGCTGAACCACCAGCAACAAAGTCTCAGAAATTAACTTCAGGAGACGTCTTTGGTGCTCTTCTCGCAGAGAGTACCTcgagtgtccaaaacaaaacactccACATTCACCCTATGGATATTCAGATGGCAGTGTTCCTCTGTGCTGACCCATTCCTTCAGCAGTCCATGGTGACCAAGCTCTCTCAGTGTCAATACgccattcccttattggtgcctttCTCCACAGAGATTGGATTTCATCTGTGGGCAATGCGGCAGGTCAGTAAGAGCTGGAAGACCATAGACACCTCAGGCAAAATCAAAAACATGTCCCTGCCCATGTACCAAGCCCAGACTCCTATGGTGGCGTTCTTCAGGATGGGTTCCATTTCCTCATCCAAGTCTCAGCTGGCGAACAGCTTCATCAATGAGAAGCACAACACATTCTTCCACAGACACTGTCCAGGCAGCAGCAAGAGTCGTCTACTGATGGATGGCGTGGTGGAGATCGCCTGGTATCTCCCCTCTGGAAAAAACACAGATTACTTCAGTGACTGTGTTGCTTTCTGTAATCTACACGGTGATTCCCACAAACATGAGCCTCAGAGAAAGATTCTTACTGAACTGGCCTCCGtaaatgttgtatttttatCTAATCTGGACATGGACAACAGTGACAGGGCAGTTGTACAGACTCTCTGCAGGTCAACAACACCTCTCATTGTTGTTCTGACTGATAAAGAAGATCAGAATGAAGATGCTGTTTTCAAGATcggaaaaagaaaatacaagttAGCGCTGAAGGGCAGAAATCAGTCTGACGTCTCTGCTGCTCTCAGAAGAGTGATCAGGGAGTGCCTCTCAGATCGCCCTGTGATTTTCAGAATTAAAGACTTGGTAAAACACAAAGAGCTGAAGCTGGATGAGTGCAGTGAAGCCTGTCAGAGTGGGAAGAATGCAGCAGAGCAGATTCTGACATTCCTGAAGACAGAAGATCCACCCAGAGTCAAAAACAAGTATCTCCCCTGCCAGGGAGAGCTCTGGCATGAGTGGTGTCAAAGAAACAAAGACCTGCGACGGCTACACAGTAACAACTTAGAAACAGAGAAAGCCCAAAAGCAGCTAGAAATGAAGGGACTGAGAAAGCAGCAGCAGAAACAAGGCTTCAGTGAACTCATGGGGCTGTTTGTTGGAAATCTGAGGTCATTATCAAACAGTGGGAAAAGGTATTTTATCAAGTGGATGGCAATTTATCTGGATGATTTCACTTCTGACAAACTTTCTGCCATCCATCAGCAGTACGACGAGAAATGGAGAGAAGCgctgagtctaaaaaaaacacatgataaAGAATTCTCAAATACTGATGTGAAAATTGTCAAAACAGAAAAACTTCAAGAAGAGCAGTCAAACCTGGAACAAATCTCACGCAAGCTCAATGCTGCCACACTCGGCTTAGAGCACATGCTCCGGGAAATGGGTCAGATTTATGAAGCCTCAGTGTCTTCAAGGGCAGGTGAACAGAATCTCAGTCTCTCTTACCTGCCAGGACTTGCTGCTGATCTACTGATATCAGGACACCCAATGGAGCTGATGGATGGAGACGCTGCTCACGTTCCTCTGATCTGGCTTTCAGCAGTTCTAAAGGAAGTCATCAATAAACTGGAGGACAAGAGGGTCTTTGTGCTGTCGGTTTTGGGGATCCAAAGCTCTGGGAAGTCCACCATGCTGAATGCCATGTTTGGACTCCAGTTCGCCGTCAGTGCCGGAAGGTGCACGAGAGGTGCTTTCATGCAGCTGGTCAAGGTCTCTGAGGAgatgaaacacacactgaagctgGACTACATCCTCGTTGTTGATACTGAAGGTCTCAGAGCTTTAGAGCTGTCTGGAAAAGCCACCATAAATCACGATAATGAACTGGCAACATTTGTGGTAGGTCTTGGAAACATGACTTTGATCAATATTTTTGGAGAGAATCCATCAGAGATGCAGGACATCCTCCAGATTGTTGTCCAGGCTTTTATGAGGATGAAGCAGGTCAGACTGAGCcccagctgtgtgtttgtgcatcagAACGTCACTGATATTGCAGCTGGAGAGAAAATGATGAAGGGAAGGAGACGTTTGCAGGACAAACTGGATGAAATGACAAAGTTAGCAGCAAAAGACGAAGTCTGTGATGCGGAGTGTTTCAGTGATGTCATTGGGTTTGACGTAGAGGATGATGTGAGATACTTTGTACAGCTCTGGGAGGGAAGCCCACCCATGGCTCCACCAAACCCATGCTACAGTGAAAATATTCAGGAGCTAAAGAGGGCAATTGTTCACCGTGCATCACAAACAAATGGAATGACTTTATCACAGTTTAAGCTGCGTGTGGATGACCTGTGGAATGCACTGTTGAATGAAAACTTTGTTTTTAGTTTCAAGAATGCACATGAGATTTCTGTTCATAGGAAACTGGAGGAGGAACATGAGAAGTGGACCTGGAGCCTTAGGAGTGCCATGCTGGGGATTGAAAACACAATGCTTAACAGAGTCTCCAGTGGAAACGTGGAAGCAGTTGAAACGCAAGACCTCATCAGAGAAATGGCAGTGACTATGGACGGGGT from Hoplias malabaricus isolate fHopMal1 chromosome 8, fHopMal1.hap1, whole genome shotgun sequence includes:
- the LOC136705544 gene encoding interferon-induced very large GTPase 1-like — its product is MPKPSTAIKQRGLLAISCMILEEDSNYSQIQELLHRLGLEGKYEDRLTKESFLEITPSVLHPEEPRKEQDLVNAFMQRLLTVDYRARYISVKAEPPATKSQKLTSGDVFGALLAESTSSVQNKTLHIHPMDIQMAVFLCADPFLQQSMVTKLSQCQYAIPLLVPFSTEIGFHLWAMRQVSKSWKTIDTSGKIKNMSLPMYQAQTPMVAFFRMGSISSSKSQLANSFINEKHNTFFHRHCPGSSKSRLLMDGVVEIAWYLPSGKNTDYFSDCVAFCNLHGDSHKHEPQRKILTELASVNVVFLSNLDMDNSDRAVVQTLCRSTTPLIVVLTDKEDQNEDAVFKIGKRKYKLALKGRNQSDVSAALRRVIRECLSDRPVIFRIKDLVKHKELKLDECSEACQSGKNAAEQILTFLKTEDPPRVKNKYLPCQGELWHEWCQRNKDLRRLHSNNLETEKAQKQLEMKGLRKQQQKQGFSELMGLFVGNLRSLSNSGKRYFIKWMAIYLDDFTSDKLSAIHQQYDEKWREALSLKKTHDKEFSNTDVKIVKTEKLQEEQSNLEQISRKLNAATLGLEHMLREMGQIYEASVSSRAGEQNLSLSYLPGLAADLLISGHPMELMDGDAAHVPLIWLSAVLKEVINKLEDKRVFVLSVLGIQSSGKSTMLNAMFGLQFAVSAGRCTRGAFMQLVKVSEEMKHTLKLDYILVVDTEGLRALELSGKATINHDNELATFVVGLGNMTLINIFGENPSEMQDILQIVVQAFMRMKQVRLSPSCVFVHQNVTDIAAGEKMMKGRRRLQDKLDEMTKLAAKDEVCDAECFSDVIGFDVEDDVRYFVQLWEGSPPMAPPNPCYSENIQELKRAIVHRASQTNGMTLSQFKLRVDDLWNALLNENFVFSFKNAHEISVHRKLEEEHEKWTWSLRSAMLGIENTMLNRVSSGNVEAVETQDLIREMAVTMDGVQGAFKVFFEEDSEKETLIQWKNTFQKQIGHLHEELMNDAKRKLDYNIQQKRLRKSLDEQMVNYEKTLFEKSKELGLKCRENQSGNPKGVKAEFDSLWREWVSALAQNAPKIKDVNISDDVISILTNFSERGLVFSQTESKMSREILLREQSALVGAQSQQ